In a genomic window of bacterium:
- a CDS encoding adenylosuccinate synthetase → MPVTAIVGAQWGDEGKGKVVDTLANHADAVIRYNGGNNAGHTIQNRHGTFRLHLLPSGIFHPAAQCLIGPGVVVNADVLLAEIAEVERVGVATAGRLWLDERAHLTLPHHIVTDELEEAARGGRAHGTTKQGIWPVYGDKAARIGVRLGDLAEETHLAEELQFIASRKSALLRGVYRHEAIDAGSLIATCARWASRLKPYITDTHPLVQEALRADRAVLLEGQLGVMRDLDWGLYPFV, encoded by the coding sequence ATGCCCGTGACGGCGATCGTCGGCGCGCAGTGGGGCGACGAGGGCAAGGGCAAGGTCGTCGACACCCTGGCGAACCACGCCGACGCCGTGATCCGCTACAACGGCGGCAACAACGCCGGCCACACGATCCAGAACCGGCACGGCACGTTCCGGCTGCACCTGCTGCCGTCGGGGATCTTCCACCCCGCGGCGCAGTGCCTGATCGGGCCCGGCGTGGTCGTGAACGCGGACGTCCTGCTCGCCGAGATCGCGGAGGTCGAGCGCGTGGGCGTCGCGACCGCCGGGCGTCTCTGGCTCGACGAGCGCGCGCATCTCACCCTGCCCCACCACATCGTCACCGACGAACTCGAAGAGGCGGCGCGCGGCGGCCGGGCGCACGGCACGACGAAGCAGGGCATCTGGCCGGTGTACGGCGACAAGGCTGCGCGAATCGGCGTCCGGCTCGGCGATCTCGCCGAGGAGACGCACCTCGCGGAGGAGTTGCAGTTCATCGCGTCGCGGAAGAGCGCGCTGCTGCGCGGCGTGTACCGCCATGAGGCAATCGACGCGGGGAGCCTCATCGCGACATGTGCGCGGTGGGCGTCGCGCCTGAAGCCGTACATTACCGACACGCACCCGCTCGTCCAGGAGGCGCTCCGTGCCGACCGCGCGGTGCTCCTCGAGGGCCAGCTTGGCGTGATGCGCGATCTCGACTGGGGGCTCTATCCCTTCGTG
- the purE gene encoding 5-(carboxyamino)imidazole ribonucleotide mutase: MTDGRPRVLIVMGSDSDLPVMQEAGRILSEFEVPFEMTVASAHRSPDRAAKYAREAEGRGVRVIIAGAGGAAHLAGAVAAHTALPVIGVPLSGSAVNGLDALLATVQMPAGVPVATVAIGGARNAGLLAVQILAAADDGLRARYHAYKARLAREVEEKAAKIAASAPGNLGMAPPRAGEARTEKR, translated from the coding sequence ATGACGGACGGCAGACCCCGCGTCTTGATCGTCATGGGCAGCGATTCGGATCTGCCCGTGATGCAGGAGGCGGGCCGCATCCTGAGCGAGTTCGAGGTGCCTTTCGAAATGACGGTGGCGTCGGCGCACCGCTCGCCCGACCGCGCGGCGAAATACGCGCGGGAGGCCGAGGGCCGCGGCGTTCGCGTGATCATCGCGGGCGCCGGCGGGGCCGCGCATCTGGCCGGCGCCGTCGCGGCGCACACCGCGCTCCCCGTGATCGGCGTGCCGCTGTCGGGGTCCGCGGTCAACGGGCTCGACGCGCTGCTCGCGACCGTGCAGATGCCCGCCGGCGTGCCGGTGGCGACCGTCGCGATCGGCGGCGCGCGAAACGCCGGGCTGCTCGCGGTGCAGATCCTCGCCGCCGCGGACGACGGCCTGCGCGCGCGGTATCACGCCTACAAGGCGCGGCTCGCGCGCGAGGTCGAGGAGAAGGCCGCGAAGATCGCCGCGTCCGCGCCGGGAAACCTCGGCATGGCGCCGCCCCGGGCCGGCGAGGCCCGGACGGAGAAGCGCTGA
- the purD gene encoding phosphoribosylamine--glycine ligase, which translates to MAVLVVGSGGREHALAWALAQEDRTTTLFGAPGNPGIASIATCLPCSPLDFDALAGEAVRRGVALTVVGPEAPLAAGLVDAFAARGLRAFGPTRDAAAIESSKIFMKSLCRRYEIPTAEARTFDDVASAREFVKRAGRPLVIKADGLAAGKGVVMAGTADEAAAALDEMMTGRRFGDAGARVVVEEWLEGTEVSVFGLCDGAHVAPLLPARDYKRLLDGDRGPNTGSMGGYAPAPAVDAAMLGRVSDEILEPAVWAMAQEGRPYRGVLFAGLMLTADGPRVLEFNARFGDPEAQLLMPLLASGLRDAAEAALAGRVDRWTPRWREGFTLCVTLCAAGYPDAPRTGMPIDGVDAARAVPGVLVFHAGTTMREGRLAVSGGRVLNVVGSGTSLAEARDRAYRAAALISFEGKTIRRDIGSDVAAPRGAAGRPDELREVTQA; encoded by the coding sequence ATGGCCGTCCTCGTCGTCGGGTCCGGTGGCAGGGAGCACGCGCTGGCGTGGGCCCTCGCACAGGAAGACCGGACCACCACACTGTTCGGCGCGCCCGGCAACCCGGGCATCGCTTCCATCGCCACGTGCCTTCCATGCTCGCCGCTCGACTTCGACGCGCTCGCCGGCGAGGCGGTGCGCCGCGGTGTCGCACTGACGGTCGTCGGACCCGAAGCACCGCTTGCCGCGGGGCTCGTCGACGCGTTTGCCGCGCGCGGCCTTCGCGCGTTCGGACCGACGCGGGACGCGGCGGCGATCGAGTCCAGCAAGATCTTCATGAAGTCCCTCTGCCGCCGGTACGAGATCCCCACCGCGGAAGCGCGCACGTTCGACGATGTGGCTTCCGCGCGCGAGTTCGTCAAACGGGCGGGACGCCCGCTCGTCATCAAGGCCGACGGACTCGCCGCGGGCAAGGGCGTGGTGATGGCGGGGACCGCGGACGAGGCGGCGGCCGCCCTCGACGAGATGATGACCGGCCGGCGCTTCGGCGATGCCGGCGCGCGCGTCGTCGTCGAGGAGTGGCTCGAGGGCACCGAGGTGAGCGTCTTCGGCCTGTGCGACGGCGCGCACGTCGCGCCGCTTCTGCCGGCGCGCGACTACAAGCGGCTGCTCGACGGCGATCGCGGGCCCAACACCGGCAGCATGGGCGGCTATGCGCCCGCTCCCGCGGTCGATGCCGCGATGCTGGGCCGCGTCAGCGACGAGATTCTCGAGCCGGCCGTCTGGGCGATGGCGCAGGAGGGCCGCCCGTACCGCGGCGTGCTGTTCGCGGGGTTGATGCTCACGGCGGACGGGCCGCGGGTTCTCGAGTTCAACGCGCGCTTCGGCGATCCGGAAGCGCAGCTGCTGATGCCGCTGCTCGCGTCCGGTCTGCGGGATGCGGCGGAGGCGGCGCTGGCGGGGCGGGTGGACCGGTGGACGCCGCGGTGGCGCGAGGGGTTCACGCTGTGCGTGACGCTGTGCGCCGCGGGCTACCCGGATGCACCTCGGACCGGCATGCCGATCGACGGCGTCGACGCCGCGCGGGCCGTCCCGGGGGTGCTGGTGTTCCACGCCGGGACCACGATGCGGGAGGGCCGCCTCGCGGTTTCGGGGGGCCGCGTGCTCAACGTCGTGGGCAGCGGTACCTCGCTTGCCGAAGCGCGCGACCGCGCGTACCGCGCGGCGGCGCTCATCAGCTTCGAGGGCAAGACGATCCGCCGAGACATCGGCAGCGACGTCGCGGCGCCGCGGGGGGCCGCGGGCCGGCCGGACGAGCTTCGCGAGGTGACGCAGGCATGA
- the fabF gene encoding beta-ketoacyl-ACP synthase II gives MIKPVITGIGAVTPVGLSAPETWAALVAGRSGVGPITRFDASAYPVHIGAEVSGFNPLTVMSRKQARRTARFAQLAVAASHEALADARLDVLPENRDRIGVAIATALGGIDMLDAEAAHLYGGRPDRVTPFLLPMLIGNMAASAVSIRFGTRGPSTTSVGACAAGTIALMEARRWIMDGDADCVLAGGTEAAITPSVWAALCSLGALSKRNDEPRRASRPFDRDRDGFVFGEGAVVFVVEREDAARAREARIYAELAGAALTSDAHHETAPSPDGASAAAAIRGCLRDAGARPDDVDLVVAHGTGTPLNDIAETGAIKTALGRRAGAIPVTAPKSMVGHLIGGAGALAAMVGVLAIRDGVIPPTINLEHQDPACDLDCVPLTARRAPVRLAVANAFGFGGQNCVVAVRAPRPR, from the coding sequence GTGATCAAGCCCGTCATCACCGGAATTGGGGCAGTGACCCCGGTGGGCCTCTCGGCGCCGGAGACCTGGGCCGCGCTCGTGGCCGGCCGGAGCGGCGTGGGCCCGATCACCCGGTTCGACGCCTCGGCGTACCCCGTCCACATCGGCGCAGAAGTCTCGGGATTCAATCCGCTGACCGTGATGAGCCGCAAGCAGGCGCGCCGGACCGCGCGGTTCGCGCAACTTGCGGTCGCCGCGTCGCACGAGGCGCTCGCCGACGCACGGCTCGACGTCCTCCCGGAGAACCGCGACCGGATCGGCGTGGCGATTGCCACGGCGCTCGGGGGCATCGACATGCTCGACGCGGAAGCGGCCCATCTCTACGGCGGCCGGCCGGACCGGGTCACCCCGTTTCTCCTGCCGATGCTGATCGGCAACATGGCGGCCTCCGCCGTCTCGATTCGCTTCGGGACGCGCGGTCCGTCGACGACGTCCGTCGGCGCGTGCGCCGCGGGTACTATCGCGCTCATGGAAGCGCGCCGGTGGATCATGGACGGGGACGCCGATTGTGTGCTCGCCGGGGGCACCGAGGCGGCGATTACCCCGTCCGTCTGGGCCGCGCTCTGCTCGCTCGGCGCGCTCAGCAAGCGCAACGACGAGCCGCGGCGGGCCAGCCGGCCGTTCGACCGCGACCGCGACGGCTTCGTCTTCGGGGAAGGCGCGGTCGTCTTCGTCGTGGAGCGCGAGGACGCGGCGCGGGCGCGCGAGGCGCGCATCTACGCGGAGCTGGCGGGCGCCGCGCTCACGAGCGACGCGCACCACGAGACCGCACCGTCCCCGGACGGCGCTTCGGCCGCGGCCGCGATCCGCGGCTGCCTGCGGGATGCCGGCGCGCGGCCGGACGACGTGGACCTCGTCGTCGCGCACGGAACGGGCACGCCGCTGAACGACATCGCGGAGACCGGCGCGATCAAGACGGCGCTCGGCCGGCGGGCCGGTGCGATTCCGGTGACGGCGCCGAAGAGCATGGTCGGTCACCTGATCGGCGGGGCCGGGGCGCTCGCGGCGATGGTCGGCGTCCTCGCGATCCGCGACGGCGTCATCCCCCCGACGATCAACCTCGAGCATCAGGATCCGGCGTGCGATCTGGACTGTGTGCCGCTGACCGCGCGCCGGGCGCCGGTCCGGCTCGCGGTAGCCAACGCCTTCGGCTTCGGCGGCCAGAACTGCGTCGTGGCGGTGCGCGCCCCGCGGCCCCGGTAG
- a CDS encoding SDR family oxidoreductase, with product MFTGLLEGKVALVTGAGRGIGRAAALLFADAGADVVVHFNRSREAAEDAARAIQSRGRRAAAIGADLEKPEDIGRLFDETAERFGALDAFVANHAATAFKTTLDAKPHHLQRTFDLILRSLVLSAQRAVPLMAGRAGAIVTVGGQGTVECLPNYAILASAKSAMETWTRYLAYELAGRGITANCVSPGVIATDSARFYGGDRYAVFDRLVSESTPAGRMGAPEDVAAAVVFLCSPAARFITGQTIVVDGGLGLVAAPFEQFRRGGAST from the coding sequence GTGTTCACCGGCCTGCTTGAGGGGAAGGTCGCGCTCGTCACCGGCGCCGGCCGCGGCATCGGGCGCGCCGCGGCGCTGCTCTTTGCGGATGCCGGCGCAGACGTCGTGGTGCACTTCAACCGCAGCCGCGAGGCGGCGGAGGACGCCGCCCGCGCGATCCAGTCGCGTGGACGCCGCGCCGCGGCGATCGGTGCCGACCTCGAGAAGCCCGAAGACATCGGCCGGCTCTTCGACGAGACGGCGGAGCGGTTCGGCGCGCTCGACGCGTTCGTGGCCAACCACGCCGCGACCGCGTTCAAGACCACGCTCGACGCCAAGCCGCACCACCTGCAGCGCACCTTCGACCTGATTCTCCGCTCCCTCGTGCTGTCGGCGCAGCGCGCGGTGCCGCTGATGGCCGGACGCGCCGGCGCGATCGTCACCGTCGGCGGGCAGGGGACGGTCGAATGCCTGCCCAACTATGCGATCCTGGCGTCGGCGAAGAGCGCGATGGAGACCTGGACGAGGTACCTCGCCTACGAACTGGCCGGCCGCGGCATCACGGCCAACTGCGTGAGCCCCGGCGTGATCGCCACGGATTCGGCGCGGTTCTACGGCGGGGACCGCTACGCCGTGTTCGACCGGCTCGTCTCCGAGTCCACGCCGGCCGGCCGGATGGGCGCGCCGGAGGACGTCGCCGCCGCGGTCGTCTTTCTCTGCAGTCCCGCCGCGCGGTTCATCACCGGGCAGACCATCGTCGTCGACGGCGGCCTCGGCCTCGTCGCCGCCCCGTTCGAACAGTTTCGCCGCGGAGGAGCGTCGACATGA
- a CDS encoding CoA-transferase gives MSKVLTSDEVVARVPDGALVAIGGSSLSRKPMGLVRALARSDRKDLRLIVNVGGPEVDLLIGTGKVTEVIYAFVGFEVMGLAPHFRRARQDGSVKFQEWSEFTIMAGLDATIKRVPFLPTHSLLATDVLKVNPAFKLFQDPFKGETLVAVPALRPDVALLHVNLADPQGNGVVLGDGHMDALCAKAAAQTFLSAEQILLPERLQTYGRDVHIFRTVVTGVVEARWGAHFTGCAPDYRADLNHVREYLAAARDRSSWHEYLEKYVYVDDREYTKRLGGEHTLGERLRV, from the coding sequence ATGAGCAAAGTTCTCACCAGCGACGAAGTCGTCGCGCGGGTTCCCGACGGGGCGCTGGTCGCGATCGGCGGCTCGTCGCTCTCGCGCAAGCCCATGGGCCTCGTGCGCGCGCTCGCGCGCAGCGACCGCAAGGACCTGCGCCTCATCGTGAACGTCGGCGGTCCCGAGGTCGACCTGCTCATCGGCACGGGGAAGGTCACCGAGGTGATCTACGCGTTCGTGGGCTTTGAGGTGATGGGTCTCGCGCCCCACTTCCGGCGCGCGCGCCAGGACGGCTCGGTCAAGTTCCAGGAATGGTCGGAGTTCACGATCATGGCGGGCCTCGACGCGACGATCAAGCGCGTGCCGTTCCTGCCGACCCACTCCCTGCTCGCCACGGACGTGCTCAAGGTGAACCCGGCGTTCAAGCTCTTCCAGGATCCGTTCAAGGGCGAGACGCTCGTCGCGGTGCCGGCGCTGCGCCCGGACGTCGCGCTGCTGCACGTGAACCTCGCCGACCCGCAGGGCAACGGCGTCGTGCTGGGCGACGGCCACATGGACGCGCTGTGCGCGAAGGCGGCGGCGCAGACGTTCCTGTCGGCGGAGCAGATCCTGCTGCCGGAGCGCCTCCAGACGTACGGCCGCGACGTCCACATCTTCCGCACCGTCGTCACCGGCGTCGTGGAGGCCCGCTGGGGCGCCCACTTCACCGGCTGCGCGCCCGACTACCGGGCGGACCTCAACCACGTGCGCGAGTACCTCGCCGCGGCGCGCGACCGGTCCTCCTGGCACGAGTACCTCGAGAAGTACGTCTACGTCGACGACCGCGAATACACGAAGCGGCTCGGCGGCGAGCACACGCTCGGCGAGCGGCTGCGCGTCTGA
- a CDS encoding CoA-transferase, which translates to MPDYSIDELIITCMARELRGEVLVSSVTAFGALAAHLARSTHAPGLAVLSTPESGMDVAALPTLTLGQFLTDNQRAIPLTMEDIFDNIFSDRFRIWINPAQIDEQGSVNISAIGPWEKPKVALVGARGIPEDTSHLSQGLYYLTQHTPRSVVAKVDFVSGPGWTPERRKYLGANGAPTCLVSDLGVFGWEPDDGRMVVRSLHHGVTPERLGEQTGFRIEVPRGVPTTEPPTDEEVRIIRAGDPLEVRKLEALAGPDAAEKFAAIYERERQALHAAWPRRRH; encoded by the coding sequence ATGCCGGACTACTCGATCGACGAACTGATCATCACGTGCATGGCGCGGGAGTTGCGGGGCGAGGTGCTCGTCAGCTCCGTCACGGCCTTCGGCGCGCTCGCCGCCCACCTCGCGCGCAGCACGCACGCGCCCGGGCTGGCGGTGCTCTCGACGCCGGAGTCGGGCATGGACGTCGCCGCGCTGCCGACGCTTACGCTCGGGCAGTTCCTGACGGACAACCAGCGGGCCATCCCGCTCACGATGGAGGATATCTTCGACAACATCTTCTCCGACCGGTTCCGGATCTGGATCAACCCGGCGCAGATCGACGAGCAGGGCAGCGTGAACATCTCCGCGATCGGCCCGTGGGAGAAGCCCAAGGTCGCGCTCGTCGGGGCGCGCGGCATCCCGGAGGACACGAGCCACCTGTCTCAAGGCCTCTACTATCTCACCCAGCACACGCCCCGGAGCGTCGTGGCCAAGGTGGACTTCGTGAGCGGCCCCGGCTGGACGCCCGAGCGGCGCAAATACCTCGGGGCGAACGGCGCCCCGACGTGTCTCGTCAGCGACCTCGGCGTGTTCGGCTGGGAGCCCGACGACGGCCGCATGGTCGTCCGCTCCCTCCACCACGGCGTCACACCCGAGCGCCTCGGCGAGCAGACGGGGTTCAGGATCGAGGTCCCGCGCGGCGTGCCCACGACGGAGCCGCCCACCGACGAGGAAGTCCGGATCATCCGCGCCGGCGACCCGCTCGAGGTGCGCAAACTCGAGGCGCTGGCCGGGCCCGACGCGGCGGAGAAGTTCGCGGCGATTTACGAACGGGAGCGCCAGGCGCTGCACGCGGCGTGGCCGCGGCGGCGGCACTAG
- a CDS encoding SDR family NAD(P)-dependent oxidoreductase, with amino-acid sequence MPEAAKPLTGRRAAVTGGGRGIGRAAALRLAQLGADVAVIARTRAQLDAVAREVEREGARGVAVPADLTTYAACREAMEAVQQLLGGIDILVNNAGWTLTSPFLDETEAYWRRVVDSNLWSTIFCSRVALEWMAGHGGGVIVNVSSDAGRVGTAGETVYAAAKGGVIAFTRSLAREAASRRVRVNCVSPGPTETEVLAENRADPAQAGLIDRMIRLIPMRRVAQPEEIADAVAFFCTDASRYITGQVLSVSGGLTMV; translated from the coding sequence ATGCCTGAGGCCGCCAAGCCTCTGACCGGCCGCCGCGCCGCGGTAACCGGCGGCGGCCGCGGCATCGGCCGCGCCGCCGCGCTGCGGCTCGCGCAGCTCGGCGCGGACGTCGCGGTGATCGCCCGTACTCGGGCGCAGCTCGACGCGGTCGCGCGGGAGGTCGAACGCGAGGGCGCCCGCGGCGTGGCCGTTCCCGCCGACCTCACGACATATGCCGCGTGCCGCGAGGCGATGGAGGCCGTGCAGCAGCTCCTCGGCGGCATCGACATCCTCGTCAACAACGCGGGCTGGACGCTCACGTCGCCGTTTCTCGACGAGACCGAGGCCTATTGGCGGCGCGTCGTGGACAGCAACCTGTGGAGCACGATCTTCTGCTCGCGCGTCGCCCTGGAATGGATGGCCGGGCACGGCGGCGGCGTGATCGTGAACGTCTCGAGCGACGCCGGTCGCGTCGGCACGGCCGGCGAGACCGTCTACGCGGCGGCGAAGGGCGGCGTCATCGCGTTCACCCGCTCGCTCGCGCGCGAGGCCGCCTCCCGCCGGGTCCGCGTGAACTGCGTCTCGCCCGGCCCCACGGAAACCGAGGTCCTCGCCGAGAACCGCGCCGATCCGGCCCAGGCCGGGCTGATCGACCGGATGATCCGGCTGATCCCGATGCGGCGGGTCGCGCAGCCCGAAGAGATCGCCGACGCGGTGGCGTTCTTCTGCACCGACGCGTCACGCTACATCACCGGCCAGGTGCTGAGCGTCTCGGGCGGCCTCACGATGGTGTGA
- the groL gene encoding chaperonin GroEL (60 kDa chaperone family; promotes refolding of misfolded polypeptides especially under stressful conditions; forms two stacked rings of heptamers to form a barrel-shaped 14mer; ends can be capped by GroES; misfolded proteins enter the barrel where they are refolded when GroES binds) codes for MPSKMLLYNEEARRALERGVNRLADIVKITLGPKGRNVVLEKKYGSPTITHDGVTVAKEIELSDPFENAGAQLVREVATKTNDVAGDGTTTATVLAQAIVREGLKNVAAGSNPMALKRGIDRAVDTAVEELKKIAKPVETKAAIAQVASISAHDETIGQLIADAMEKVGKDGVITVEESKGIETTVETVEGMQFDKGYISPYMVTDAEKMEAVFDDPYILITDKKISAVKDLLPALEKIVQVNRPFVVVAEDVEGEALATLVVNKLRGTLQAAAVKAPAFGDRRKAMLQDIAILTGGQVITDELGLKLESVEVSQLGRARQIKIGKEETIVVGGSGKQADIQKRIGELRRQIEETESDYDREKLQERLGKMVGGVGVIKVGAASETELKEKKHRVEDALSTARAAVEEGIVPGGGTALVSTIPALEKLERDGDESIGAEIVRRAIEEPLRQLARNAGHEGSIIVEKVKGQKPGYGFNVLTGQYVDMLKAGIVDPCKVTRSALQNAASVASMVLTTEVVVVEKPEEESAAPPMPPTPPM; via the coding sequence ATGCCATCGAAGATGTTGCTCTACAACGAAGAAGCGCGCCGGGCGCTCGAGCGGGGCGTCAACCGGCTCGCCGACATCGTCAAGATCACGCTCGGTCCCAAGGGCCGCAACGTGGTGCTCGAAAAGAAGTACGGCTCGCCGACGATCACGCATGACGGCGTGACCGTGGCGAAGGAGATCGAGCTGTCCGACCCGTTCGAGAACGCCGGGGCGCAGCTGGTGCGCGAGGTCGCGACGAAGACCAACGACGTCGCCGGCGACGGCACGACGACCGCGACCGTGCTTGCGCAGGCGATCGTCCGCGAGGGCCTCAAGAACGTCGCCGCGGGCTCGAACCCGATGGCGCTCAAGCGCGGCATCGACCGGGCCGTCGACACCGCGGTCGAGGAACTGAAGAAGATCGCGAAGCCGGTCGAGACGAAGGCGGCGATCGCCCAGGTGGCCAGCATCTCGGCCCACGACGAGACGATCGGCCAGTTGATCGCCGACGCGATGGAGAAGGTCGGCAAGGACGGCGTCATCACGGTCGAGGAGTCGAAGGGCATCGAGACGACGGTCGAGACCGTCGAGGGCATGCAGTTCGACAAGGGCTACATCTCTCCGTACATGGTGACCGACGCGGAGAAGATGGAGGCCGTCTTCGACGATCCCTACATTCTGATCACGGACAAGAAGATCAGCGCCGTCAAAGACCTGCTGCCGGCGCTCGAGAAGATCGTCCAGGTCAACCGGCCGTTCGTCGTCGTCGCCGAGGACGTCGAGGGCGAGGCGCTGGCCACGCTGGTCGTGAACAAGCTGCGCGGCACGCTGCAGGCCGCCGCGGTGAAGGCGCCGGCGTTCGGCGACCGCCGCAAGGCGATGCTGCAGGACATCGCGATCCTGACCGGCGGCCAGGTCATCACCGACGAACTCGGCCTCAAGCTCGAGTCGGTCGAGGTTTCGCAGCTCGGGCGGGCCCGCCAGATCAAGATCGGCAAGGAAGAGACGATCGTCGTCGGCGGCTCCGGCAAGCAGGCCGACATCCAGAAGCGCATCGGCGAGCTGCGCCGGCAGATCGAAGAGACCGAGAGCGACTACGACCGCGAGAAGCTGCAGGAGCGGCTCGGCAAGATGGTCGGCGGCGTCGGCGTGATCAAGGTCGGCGCGGCGAGCGAGACCGAGCTGAAAGAGAAGAAGCACCGCGTCGAGGACGCGCTCTCCACGGCCCGCGCGGCCGTCGAGGAGGGCATCGTGCCGGGCGGCGGCACGGCCCTCGTCAGCACGATCCCGGCGCTCGAGAAGCTGGAGCGGGACGGCGACGAGTCGATCGGTGCGGAGATCGTGCGCCGGGCGATCGAGGAGCCGCTGCGCCAGCTGGCCCGCAACGCCGGCCACGAAGGCTCGATCATCGTCGAGAAGGTGAAGGGCCAGAAACCGGGCTACGGGTTCAACGTGCTTACCGGCCAGTACGTCGACATGCTCAAGGCCGGCATCGTGGACCCGTGCAAGGTGACGCGCTCGGCGCTTCAGAACGCGGCGAGCGTCGCGTCGATGGTCCTCACGACCGAGGTCGTCGTGGTGGAGAAGCCGGAGGAGGAGTCGGCGGCGCCCCCGATGCCGCCGACCCCGCCGATGTAA
- the groES gene encoding co-chaperone GroES — MNLKPLGDRIVVKVVEELERTKSGIVLPDTAKEKPQEAEVVAVGPGARNEKGDRVPMEVKVGDRVVFQKYSGTEFKMDDEEYLILRESDILAVVTKEKAKARA; from the coding sequence ATGAACCTCAAGCCGCTTGGGGATCGCATTGTCGTCAAGGTCGTCGAGGAGCTCGAGCGCACGAAGAGCGGGATCGTGCTGCCCGACACCGCCAAGGAGAAGCCGCAGGAGGCCGAGGTCGTGGCCGTGGGCCCCGGCGCGCGCAACGAGAAGGGCGACCGCGTGCCGATGGAGGTCAAAGTCGGCGACCGCGTCGTGTTCCAGAAGTACTCCGGCACCGAGTTCAAGATGGACGACGAGGAATACCTGATCCTGCGCGAGAGCGACATCCTCGCGGTCGTGACCAAGGAGAAGGCCAAGGCCCGCGCGTAA
- the tsaD gene encoding tRNA (adenosine(37)-N6)-threonylcarbamoyltransferase complex transferase subunit TsaD has protein sequence MRILGIETSCDETAAAVLAWPGGLRSNVVASQVDLHARYGGVVPELASRRHLERLGPVIDEALDRAGTGLEEIDAFAVTCGPGLAGALTVGVAAAKSFALALGRPLIGVNHVEGHIYANFLAHPDLALPAVVLIVSGAHTDLLVMHDHGRYEMLGRTRDDAAGEAFDKAARALGLGYPGGPAIQEAAATGGGEAVALPLPFPDEDSFDFSFSGLKTAVLRAVEHRRGSAGGIAAAFQDAVTRVLVDKTLRAARRRGARTVIVAGGVAANAMLRSRMAEAAGLLSMPLLVPPLALCTDNAGMIAAAGAYRLDRGERSSLELGAYADLEITAPVPETRSNPS, from the coding sequence GTGCGCATCCTCGGGATCGAAACCTCCTGTGATGAAACCGCCGCCGCGGTGCTGGCGTGGCCGGGCGGCCTCCGCTCCAATGTCGTCGCGTCCCAGGTGGATCTGCACGCCCGCTACGGCGGGGTCGTGCCGGAACTCGCGTCGCGGCGGCATCTCGAACGGCTCGGCCCGGTGATCGACGAGGCGCTCGACCGCGCCGGGACGGGGCTCGAAGAGATCGACGCCTTCGCGGTCACTTGCGGCCCCGGGCTCGCCGGCGCGCTCACCGTCGGTGTGGCGGCGGCGAAGAGCTTCGCGCTTGCGCTCGGCCGCCCGCTGATCGGCGTCAATCACGTGGAAGGCCACATCTACGCCAACTTCCTCGCGCATCCGGATCTTGCGCTGCCGGCGGTCGTGCTCATCGTGTCCGGCGCGCACACGGATCTCCTGGTGATGCACGACCACGGCAGATACGAGATGCTGGGGCGCACCCGCGACGACGCGGCCGGCGAGGCGTTCGACAAGGCGGCGCGCGCCCTCGGCCTCGGGTATCCCGGGGGGCCCGCGATCCAGGAGGCGGCGGCCACCGGGGGCGGGGAGGCGGTCGCGCTGCCGCTGCCGTTCCCGGACGAGGACAGCTTCGATTTCTCGTTCAGCGGCCTCAAGACGGCGGTCCTCCGCGCCGTCGAACACCGGCGCGGTTCGGCGGGCGGCATCGCGGCGGCGTTCCAGGATGCGGTCACGCGCGTGCTGGTCGACAAGACGCTGCGCGCGGCCCGCCGCCGAGGCGCCCGTACCGTTATCGTCGCCGGCGGGGTCGCCGCCAACGCGATGCTGCGGAGCCGCATGGCCGAGGCGGCCGGCCTTCTGAGTATGCCGCTTCTGGTTCCGCCCCTGGCTCTCTGCACCGACAACGCCGGTATGATCGCCGCGGCCGGGGCCTATCGCTTGGACCGCGGCGAGCGTTCGAGCCTGGAACTCGGGGCCTACGCCGACCTGGAGATCACAGCACCGGTTCCAGAAACACGAAGCAATCCGTCGTAA